A single region of the Gasterosteus aculeatus chromosome 1, fGasAcu3.hap1.1, whole genome shotgun sequence genome encodes:
- the LOC120826415 gene encoding protocadherin Fat 4: MDSIGQRRIYTIVLFHFLVFDATSSHEPSSGNTVIVSSERQLNDISGQRPIPSWYHTSVALHSHNRWRTQVAPSKTVYSFKVKEDTIPGTVVGKLETGFESLTPITFSVQEDDGENLFLLNPFSGEFLLSRGLDFEAQRFYILSVVAQAGESRGSGVRVYFNVLDVNDNPPVFRQGAFAASLLEDARVGTCFLPLNVSDNDDGENGALNLRVTGGDEEDVFSINTAGVLCLNAALDRERQPLYNLTVTANDCVQIVSLQLTSTAHVIVVVDDVNDNPPLFVSAEVVSVPEDAALHSVITTVHAEDKDVGSNGEVSYYLNNTSGGRFSINSRSGEIYLEEDLDREQRDTLTITVTAADEGSPRMETVMNLIVHVEDANDHDPEFPQSTYSFAVREDVPRGTSLLRVQALDRDIGRNGQVRYALTQGSPFVADAVRGVISVMDRVDREKDSDYTLIVTAVDQGNVHRTATAAIRVTVLDVNDFAPLFTPPTLTMHVRENDEDPAQLTRQVSALDEDLGVNSQLTYNIQKGNIDGLLSITPGGMFQILRSLDREKESSYLVNIVAVDSGLPPLTGTLTIRVIVDDVNDNCPEFTQEVYNTIVSEDSPAGTVFAMVTASDVDEGVSGELSYSVENSDVPFDIEETSGELFTTDVLDRETVAIYRLVVIGIDGHPTQPLSSSVLVTVLIGDINDRWPQFMNSPYVAYVPNEMAPGSVVCAVGATDGDTELNAELHFSLYGQSSDLFSIHPDSGTVTASSVIWRTEDIIVRVHVEDAGENPKFDVTTISVRFQNVSDFPEMTVDVLSDFLSEDEPVGTLVAVVSASSVRAEPVSFYLASGNFEEMFHVEQWSGALTVDNPLDYESKKELTLLIEARDSGSPPFSSFAEIHISIIDVNDNFPQFTQAEYRCEVFENSPPSWVCDVLATDADSSSYGTVRYNITEGNTDGLFTIDPEDGLLSSTGNLDRENTPEFNLTVEAAELNNPLHRDTSTIIVIVLDRNDNSPRFSQIFLTEVPEDSPVGHTIMRLTSTDDDSGANAEINYSLIGQRDDLPFKIDFTTGDITVEKYLDREMQDRYILNVNANDSAWSISTDVTVVITDVNDNRPVFYDQSYSIYLPETRVEGSFVMQVLALDADMGKNSDVLYVIEPQNEQFWVNASSGEIYTKQPLTLHNSAFQIYQFPVIAFDCGSVPLYSNTTVTVRLEPFNHYAPMFLPFRPLIAIPYHMDVGTEVVQLTAIDQDVNNTSVGIKYVFNGGNASDFFCIQVENGKVMLNQSLIGSVNLSFTVSVIAKDQGTPSLSSQTDITFHITGRNHFPPIFREADVIFSVPEDLTVGSVIGTVHAGDGDYGPNGAIEYCITPENPYLPFSVGEASGLLTLIRELDFEKEVIHHIQIKALDGGWISQTGMLNITVVVVDVNDNPPLFSSSQYTTSVPENSVIGTVVLVVKAADADSNAEISYSLIAGHVDKFAIDSRNGTITTLYVFDFEHEQIFDITIKASNIDGHALFSLAHIVIQISDVNEFTPTFSQKEYNFSVYKNVPVGTRVGRVIATDFDRGSEGQLSYLMFGPSKYVGFEINTFSGEIYTTGNLRKRGNSQVVLKILAKNSGVITGMDVDEALVHISVIDANDSPVFTSALYLANVAENSPVGTPVITVNALDEDSILDWNIFFFSIENGNINLSFSIEPSSGVILINSPLDRELRSVYNLTVAATDNGSPPATGTTNVIVTIDDVNDNAPKLTLTKAQVKENQPEGTVVARLNASDADVPPNGGPFTYWLVNSSNANAFSLTPDGVLFTTRTIDREQINIYHILVAVTDAGIQPLSSTTMIHIKIVDENDSPSQPRNIVIEVKYFGSSFEGGMIGHVHPDDKDESDTFNCAIKSGQLNMFTIPNGTCELWSSPLQGEATFNITVEATDQLHLPVNNSIYVNYKGFTNASIDRCILFYVSSSSIEKFMSNNYLRFVKALDSLFNLQASKTHVFGIKHFGSDIILLAAVKNYDGQYLSGEVAIGISIGHKKLLESHSNVTISHITSDPCLIGPCTNGAACNKNIYISQDVAALESSAVIFVSPQKEIFNCSCLVGFTGTLCEDDINECEVNPCENRGMCVNTAGSFYCHCQSGFSGSFCSTDGDECLKLKCQNGGTCTSTEDGYHCHCLLAFEGEMCELFINHCRSAPCVQGSCINSQTGFSCRCPFGVSGVHCEEHSYGFQELSFMEFPPLDRRTNLISLEFATVQRNSLLLYNPGGPSSKEFIALEILNGAIHLSFDLGPGPVRLQTHKQVADGYFHSVTARRIGNMGSLNVDNCTHIKNSGFCFSRSDGSSLKRTLDVGRNVTFGGIRTFESILKLPAQIKTHDFVGCIRNLYVNGILLRPLMALASYNILDRCPRTSSSPCHSNPCKNSGLCHDLWSDYVCECKSPFTGNNCAEEVSEELVLRFDGNDYIEYVIKERFKRDYLLKDFLNDEKEENTRDQSGIKIKFKTQFNGVLIFVVGETGYTILEIKDRKLVYISNDTLAGHPIELTVDPPVANGIWHVLSLFGNGQHTFLLLDGKSVLNISDSSMDLTPVGLQKIIFGAGPTGDSNLQQLGFTGCVQYFNVSGYTLPVSGRSVMVDVSPSSTLVQSSCSSPAVCLPSPCSGDDTATRRCLSPDCQNHWTACRPAEQSRSCICFHNVSYQACDVCGPATESRNRCSEKPGGLPLWLIALILPLVLVLAITGSCVALYRRRCKDAERQSDSATEKPQQGTDNAAFRFEDSRTLADAACATKEKQRDPAGADQQRSCVEFYGDAGLPSVQPGPNSELEYYEISCSDTKCEKADPKRWGDVRMLLAGYKKECSSGGRPIRSTEPQDVAFLNAQLSTKDSEECLQQSPSGGREKFPRSEYFEPARCLTFEEICKLNTTWEKTPPQAPLTPEAAMCSSVIGALSECEPDSTFSCSASECGQFSLFTHGQSSLSACSFRHNCHSAADQHEEESARSNMFERWGIILNMHLPYSSYALVFEDIARLPTGAFHSNDSDIEEII, from the exons ATGGACTCTATTGGACAAAGGAGAATATACACAATCgtattgtttcattttctg GTGTTTGATGCCACTTCCTCACATGAACCGTCATCTGGAAATACAGTGATTGTAAGCAGTGAGAGACAGTTAAACGACATCTCAGGGCAGCGTCCGATTCCCTCCTGGTATCATACATCTGTCGCCTTACACTCTCACAACAGATGGCGAACACAGGTGGCTCCGTCCAaaactgtttattcatttaaagtaaAAGAAGACACAATACCAG GGACCGTTGTTGGAAAGTTGGAAACTGGGTTTGAGAGTCTCACGCCTATCACATTCTCAGTGCAGGAGGATGATGGTGAGAACCTGTTCCTCCTCAACCCCTTCTCAGGGGAGTTCCTATTATCCCGCGGCCTGGATTTCGAAGCACAAAGATTCTACATACTCAGTGTGGTGGCGCAGGCGGGGGAGTCCCGGGGATCCGGTGTCAGGGTGTACTTCAACGTGTTAGACGTGAATGACAACCCCCCTGTTTTCAGACAGGGTGCCTTCGCTGCCTCACTGCTGGAAGACGCTCGGGTGGGCACATGCTTCCTCCCCTTGAATGTATCAGATAACGACGATG GTGAAAATGGAGCCTTGAATCTGAGGGTGACCGGTGGAGACGAGGAGGATGTATTCTCCATAAACACAGCTGGCGTTTTGTGCCTGAACGCAGCgttggacagagagagacaaccGCTCTACAATCTCACTGTGACGGCCAATGACTGTGTCCAGATTGTGTCTTTGCAGCTCACCAGCACGGCGCATGTTATTGTGGTGGTCGATGACGTCAACGACAACCCTCCACTGTTTGTGTCGGCCGAAGTCGTCAGTGTACCAGAGGACGCCGCTCTTCATTCGGTAATAACGACTGTGCATGCTGAAGATAAAGACGTTGGATCCAACGGGGAAGTTTCATATTATTTGAACAACACTTCCGGCGGCAGGTTTAGCATCAATAGCAGGAGTGGAGAAATATACCTGGAGGAGGACTTGGATAGAGAACAGAGAGACACCCTGACTATTACAGTAACGGCCGCTGATGAAGGCTCACCCAGAATGGAGACCGTAATGAATCTCATAGTGCATGTTGAAGATGCCAATGATCATGATCCAGAGTTCCCTCAAAGCACTTACAGCTTCGCAGTCAGAGAGGACGTCCCCAGAGGGACAAGCCTGCTGCGGGTTCAGGCTCTTGATCGAGACATTGGGAGAAATGGACAAGTTAGGTACGCACTGACCCAGGGGAGTCCGTTTGTGGCGGACGCGGTTCGTGGCGTCATCTCAGTAATGGACAGAGTGGACAGGGAGAAGGATTCAGACTACACCTTGATCGTGACGGCTGTAGATCAGGGGAATGTACACAGAACGGCCACAGCTGCTATCAGGGTCACAGTGTTGGATGTCAATGACTTTGCGCCCCTCTTTACTCCACCGACGCTGACCATGCATGTGAGAGAGAATGATGAGGACCCCGCTCAGCTCACACGTCAG gTATCTGCTTTGGATGAAGATTTAGGCGTCAACAGCCAGCTGACCTATAATatacaaaaaggaaatattgaCGGTTTGTTGTCCATCACACCCGGCGGCATGTTTCAGATTTTACGCAGCctggacagagagaaggaatcATCTTACTTGGTCAACATCGTTGCTGTTGATTCAG GATTGCCACCTCTAACAGGAACTCTAACCATACGCGTCATAGTGGATGATGTCAATGATAACTGTCCAGAGTTTACTCAGGAGGTCTACAACACCATAGTGTCTGAGGACAGCCCCGCCGGCACCGTGTTTGCCATGGTAACTGCATCTGACGTTGATGAGGGAGTCAGTGGAGAACTAAG TTATTCCGTGGAAAACTCTGATGTGCCTTTTGACATTGAAGAAACATCTGGCGAGCTGTTTACAACTGATGTCCTGGACAGAGAGACAGTAGCCATTTACAGGTTGGTGGTGATTGGCATTGATGGACATCCTACTCAGCCTCTGTCAAGCTCAGTGCTTGTCACTGTTCTCATTGGAGATATTAACGACCGCTGGCCTCAGTTCATGAACAGTCCCTATGTGGCCTATGTGCCCAATGAGATGGCTCCAG GCTCAGTTGTTTGTGCAGTAGGAGCAACAGATGGAGATACTGAATTGAACGCTGAACTGCATTTTTCGCTGTATGGACAAAGTTCAGATCTGTTTTCCATCCATCCGGACAGCGGCACAGTCACGGCTTCAAGCGTCATCTGGAGAACGGAAGATATCATCGTCCGTGTTCATGTGGAAGACGCTGGAGAAAATCCTAAATTTGACGTCACTACAATCAGCGTCCGGTTTCAGAACGTCTCTGATTTTCCAGAGATGACTGTGGATGTTCTGAGTGATTTCCTCTCTGAGGATGAGCCGGTGGGGACATTAGTTGCAGTTGTCTCTGCGTCGAGCGTCAGAGCTGAGCCAGTCTCCTTTTATCTAGCTTCTGGAAACTTTGAAGAGATGTTTCATGTGGAGCAGTGGAGTGGAGCTTTGACCGTGGATAACCCTCTGGATTATGAAAGCAAAAAGGAACTTACCTTGTTGATAGAAGCAAGGGACTCCGGCTCACCTCCTTTCTCATCATTTGCAGAAATTCACATAAGCATCATTGACGTAAATGATAACTTCCCTCAGTTCACCCAAGCCGAGTACAGGTGTGAGGTTTTTGAGAACTCCCCGCCGTCCTGGGTTTGCGACGTTCTCGCCACTGACGCTGACTCAAGCAGCTACGGCACAGTGCGGTACAATATCACAGAAGGAAACACTGATGGTTTATTCACAATTGACCCGGAAGATGGTTTACTGAGCAGCACTGGAAATTTAGACAGAGAAAATACCCCCGAATTCAATTTAACAGTGGAAGCTGCAGAGCTCAACAACCCTCTTCATAGAGACACATCAacaattattgttattgttttagaCCGAAATGACAACTCACCTCGTTTTTCACAGATCTTTCTCACAGAGGTGCCTGAAGACTCCCCTGTTGGACACACCATCATGCGACTCACCTCAACTGATGACGATTCTGGTGCCAATGCAGAAATAAATTACTCTTTAATTGGTCAAAGAGATGATCTGCCATTTAAAATAGACTTCACCACTGGTGACATAACTGTTGAAAAATATCTGGACAGGGAGATGCAGGATCGTTACATCTTGAATGTCAACGCGAATGACTCAGCGTGGAGCATTAGCACCGACGTAACTGTAGTCATCACAGATGTCAATGATAACCGACCAGTATTTTATGATCAATCTTACAGCATTTACCTCCCTGAAACACGAGTTGAAGGGTCGTTTGTCATGCAGGTTCTTGCTTTGGATGCAGACATGGGGAAAAACAGTGACGTTTTGTATGTTATTGAACCTCAGAATGAGCAGTTTTGGGTGAACGCGTCCTCTGGTGAGATCTATACAAAGCAGCCACTGACATTACACAATTCTGCTTTTCAAATCTACCAGTTTCCGGTTATTGCATTTGATTGTGGCAGCGTTCCTCTGTACAGCAACACCACTGTCACTGTGAGATTAGAACCGTTTAACCACTACGCACCAATGTTTCTACCTTTCCGGCCTCTGATTGCTATCCCGTATCACATGGATGTCGGTACTGAGGTGGTACAGTTGACAGCGATAGATCAGGATGTTAACAACACCAGTGTTGGCATCAAATATGTTTTCAATGGAGGTAATGCATCTGATTTCTTCTGTATTCAAGTCGAGAATGGAAAGGTGATGTTAAATCAGAGCTTGATAGGCAGCGTAAATTTGTCTTTCACAGTATCAGTTATTGCAAAAGATCAGGGCACCCCGTCTTTGTCATCACAGACTGACATCACTTTTCACATTACTGGCAGGAATCATTTTCCTCCAATCTTTAGAGAGGCTGATGTTATTTTCTCTGTGCCTGAGGACTTGACGGTAGGATCAGTAATTGGGACAGTTCATGCAGGAGATGGAGATTACGGTCCCAATGGGGCCATTGAGTACTGCATTACACCAGAAAATCCCTATTTGCCATTCTCTGTGGGAGAAGCGTCTGGGCTGCTAACGTTGATCAGAGAGCTTGATTTTGAAAAAGAAGTTATTCATCATATCCAAATCAAAGCCCTGGATGGAGGGTGGATCTCTCAAACTGGCATGTTGAATATTACAGTGGTGGTTGTCGATGTGAATGACAATCCTCCGCTTTTCTCATCATCACAGTACACAACGTCAGTGCCTGAAAACTCAGTAATTGGAACAGTTGTCCTAGTTGTGAAGGCGGCGGATGCTGATTCAAATGCGGAAATATCCTACTCCCTTATTGCTGGCCATGTGGATAAATTTGCAATCGATTCAAGAAATGGCACGATCACCACTTTGTATGTCTTTGATTTTGAGCATGAGCAGATCTTTGATATAACAATCAAGGCTTCAAACATTGACGGTCATGCTTTATTTAGTTTGGCTCACATTGTCATCCAAATCTCGGACGTGAATGAGTTCACACCCACATTCAGCCAAAAAGAATACAACTTTTCTGTGTATAAAAATGTGCCTGTTGGAACTCGGGTCGGAAGAGTAATAGCTACGGATTTTGACCGTGGATCTGAAGGTCAGTTGTCTTACCTGATGTTTGGTCCAAGCAAATACGTGGGCTTTGaaatcaacacattttctgGAGAAATATACACAACTGGCAATTTGAGAAAACGTGGCAACAGTCAGGTAGTTTTAAAGATTCTGGCAAAGAACTCTGGTGTTATTACTGGCATGGACGTCGACGAAGCTTTAGTTCACATTAGTGTGATCGACGCAAATGATTCACCTGTTTTCACCTCTGCActttatttggccaatgttgcAGAAAACAGCCCAGTTGGGACACCCGTGATAACGGTGAATGCTCTGGACGAGGACTCCATCTTGGACTGGAATATTTTCTTCTTCAGCATTGAAAATGGAAACATaaatctctctttttccattGAGCCATCCAGTGGTGTTATTTTAATAAACTCTCCACTTGACCGAGAACTCAGGTCAGTTTATAATCTGACTGTTGCAGCCACTGATAATGGCTCTCCACCAGCCACTGGGACTACTAACGTCATTGTGACTATTGACGATGTCAATGACAATGCTCCAAAACTCACATTAACCAAAGCTCAAGTGAAGGAAAATCAGCCTGAAGGTACAGTGGTCGCCAGATTAAATGCATCTGATGCAGATGTCCCGCCAAACGGGGGACCTTTCACTTATTGGTTGGTAAATTCTTCAAACGCAAATGCTTTTTCACTGACTCCTGATGGAGTTTTATTCACCACACGGACTATTGATCGGGAACAAATCAATATCTATCACATCCTTGTGGCTGTCACGGATGCAGGGATCCAGCCGCTATCATCAACAACGATGATCCACATCAAGATTGTGGATGAAAACGATAGCCCTTCCCAGCCTAGAAATATTGTGATTGaggtcaaatattttggcagttCTTTCGAAGGAGGGATGATCGGTCACGTCCATCCTGACGATAAGGATGAGTCTGATACATTCAACTGCGCCATCAAAAGCGGACAACTAAATATGTTTACAATACCTAATGGTACATGTGAACTGTGGTCTTCTCCTCTTCAAGGCGAGGCTACATTTAATATCACAGTCGAGGCTACAGACCAGCTTCACCTTCCAGTCAACAACAGCATCTATGTGAACTACAAAGGTTTCACAAATGCCTCAATAGACCGCTGCATATTATTCTATGTGTCATCATCCTCAATAGAAAAATTTATGTCCAACAACTATCTGCGGTTTGTCAAAGCTCTGGACAGTCTGTTTAACCTACAGGCCTCTAAGACGCACGTCTTTGGAATTAAACATTTTGGCAGTGACATTATTTTATTGGCTGCCGTGAAAAATTACGATGGTCAATATCTTAGCGGAGAGGTAGCCATTGGCATCTCTATAGGCCATAAGAAATTACTTGAAAGCCATAGCAACGTGACAATATCTCACATCACAAGTGATCCATGTCTCATTGGCCCCTGTACAAATGGGGCAGCatgcaacaaaaacatttacatcagCCAGGATGTTGCTGCTTTGGAAAGCTCGGCGGTCATATTTGTGTCACCGCAGAAAGAGATTTTTAATTGCTCCTGTCTTGTCGGCTTCACCGGGACTCTGTGTGAAGATGACATCAACGAATGTGAGGTGAATCCCTGTGAGAATAGAGGCATGTGTGTAAATACTGCAGGAAGTTTCTACTGTCACTGTCAAAGTGGTTTCTCTGGCTCTTTCTGCTCTACTGATGGAGATGAATGCCTGAAGCTGAAGTGCCAAAACGGGGGAACCTGCACTTCAACCGAGGATGGATATCACTGTCACTGCTTACTCGCATTTGAGG GAGAAATGTGTGAGCTCTTCATAAACCACTGTAGATCAGCCCCTTGTGTTCAGGGCAGCTGCATCAATTCACAGACAGGATTCTCCTGCCGTTGTCCCTTTG GAGTCAGTGGAGTCCACTGTGAGGAGCACAGTTATGGCTTTCAGGAGCTATCCTTCATGGAGTTTCCCCCGTTGGATCGCAGGACTAATTTGATCTCTCTAGAGTTTGCGACAGTGCAGAGAAACTCCCTGCTCCTTTACAATCCTGGAGGACCATCCAGCAAGGAGTTCATTGCACTAGAGATACTGAATGGGGCCATACATCTCTCTTTTGACCTGGGACCCGGACCAGTgaggctgcagacacacaagcaaGTGGCTGATGGATATTTTCACAGTGTCACTGCTCGGAGAATTGGAAAT ATGGGGTCCTTGAATGTTGACAACTGCACACATATCAAGAACAGTGGATTTTGTTTTTCACGGAGTGATGGCAGTAGTTTAAAGAG GACTCTAGATGTTGGACGTAATGTGACATTCGGAGGAATAAGGActtttgaatccattttaaaGCTTCCCGCTCAGATAAAAACCCATGACTTTGTTGGATGTATCCGTAACCTTTATGTGAATGGCATCCTTCTGAGACCTTTAATGGCCCTGGCCTCATATAACATCCTTGATAG GTGTCCTCGGACATCGTCGTCACCATGTCATAGCAACCCATGTAAGAACAGCGGCTTGTGCCATGACCTTTGGTCTGACTATGTTTGCGAGTGCAAAAGCCCTTTTACTGGGAACAACTGTGCTGAAG AAGTGTCGGAGGAGCTTGTTTTGCGATTTGATGGGAACGACTACATTGAGTATGTTATCAAGGAGCGATTCAAGAGAGATTACCTGCTAAAAGACTTTCTGAAtgatgaaaaagaggaaaacaccaGAGACCAAAGTGGGATCAAGATCAAGTTCAAGACCCAATTCAATGGAGTTTTAATATTTGTTGTTGGAGAGACAGGATACACTATTCTGGAA ataAAAGACAGAAAGCTTGTGTACATTTCCAACGACACACTGGCTGGACACCCGATAGAACTCACTGTGGACCCCCCCGTGGCCAATGGTATTTGGCATGTCCTCTCCTTATTCGGCAATGGACAGCACACATTTCTGCTCCTGGATGGTAAATCCGTTTTGAATATCAGCGACAGCAGTATGGATCTCACTCCTGTTGGTTTGCAAAAGATTATTTTTGGTGCGGGTCCGACAGGTGATTCAAACCTCCAACAGTTAG GTTTCACTGGCTGTGTGCAGTACTTCAATGTGAGCGGATACACTCTGCCCGTCAGCGGACGCAGTGTGATGGTGGACGTCTCGCCAAGCTCCACTCTTGTCCAGTCGAGTTGCAGCTCTCCGGCCGTCTGCCTCCCCTCTCCGTGTTCTGGGGACGACACAGCCACGAGGCGTTGTCTCTCGCCAGATTGTCAAAACCACTGGACTGCATGCAGACCTGCTGAGCAGAGCAGGTCCTGCATCTGTTTCCATAACGTTTCTTACCAGGCCTGCGATGTCTGTGGCCCTGCAACGGAGAGCCGCAATCGATGCTCCGAAAAACCGGGCGGTCTGCCTCTGTGGCTCATAGCTCTGATTCTTCCTCTCGTCTTAGTCTTGGCGATCACGGGGTCGTGTGTTGCCCTTTACAGAAGGAGGTGTAAGGATGCAGAGCGTCAGAGTGATAGCGCCACAGAGAAACCCCAGCAAGGGACAGACAACGCAGCGTTCCGCTTTGAGGACAGCAGAACGCTCGCCGATGCGGCGTGTGCGACAAAAGAGAAACAACGCGACCCAGCGGGTGCCGATCAGCAGAGGTCATGCGTGGAGTTTTACGGTGACGCCGGTCTACCAAGTGTTCAGCCGGGGCCAAACAGTGAGCTGGAGTACTATGAGATCAGCTGTAGTGACACCAAGTGTGAGAAAGCTGATCCTAAACGGTGGGGAGATGTAAGGATGCTGTTGGCAGGATATAAGAAAGAATGCTCCAGCGGAGGGAGGCCAATACGTTCCACGGAACCTCAAGACGTAGCTTTCCTAAACGCGCAGTTGTCGACTAAAGACAGCGAAGAGTGCTTGCAACAGTCACCGTCTGGGGGTAGAGAGAAGTTCCCTCGTTCTGAGTACTTTGAACCTGCACGATGCCTGACTTTTGAAGAAATTTGTAAACTGAACACTACTTGGGAGAAGACGCCCCCTCAAGCACCCTTGACGCCTGAAGCTGCCATGTGCAGCAGCGTGATCGGTGCTTTGTCGGAATGTGAACCCGACAGCACATTCTCCTGCTCCGCGTCGGAGTGTGGACAGTTTTCTCTATTTACACACGGCCAGTCATCCCTGTCAGCGTGCAGCTTCAGACACAACTGTCATTCTGCTGCAGATCAGCACGAAGAGGAGAGTGCTCGCTCCAATATGTTTGAGCGATGGggaatcattttaaatatgcatCTACCTTACAGCAGCTATGCTCTTGTATTTGAGGACATAGCGCGTCTACCCACCGGCGCTTTTCACAGCAATGACAGTGACATAGAGGAAATTATTTGA